Genomic DNA from Porites lutea chromosome 4, jaPorLute2.1, whole genome shotgun sequence:
tttttttaaattttaattttgttacaCTGTCATAGATTCTATCAATGAAGTGATTATGTGAAAATTGAATCCAGTAGTCATTGTCACTACAGGTACCAATTTTAAATCTGAAATTTTAACTGCATTGCatgtgaattcactgctcatttgCAAGAATCTGGTACTAATGGatacaatttttaaataagaatTCATTTATAGAATCTTTAAAAGTATGTTTTACCTGGCTTAACTATAAGTAGCAATGATGTTGATTACTTCTTATGCACACTGTTTGTTACACAGGTCACAAAGATACCAAACTTCATACACATACCCTCTAAGGACACCTCTGCAATGCAGATAGTTGGATGACTGTCCCTGTTGTGTTCAGGGTTGACTGTGTCACTAGACTGagtgttattaatattattttctgttttgacCTCAGTGATGTGCCAAGATTGGATCCTATTTATTAATGACTTTTCCATCAACAAAGCACCAGAGAGTAATGGCCGTAAGTTCTACCTGACAAGTTCTGGTGCCTCCTCACCCAGTAGCAGCTTCACAGGGTCCCCAACTGCAGGACCTGATAGTAAATATTCATCCAAACCTTCAACTCCCAGATCTGCACTGGCTAGAGTCAGGATTTGGGCAGGAGGTGAATCAAGAAACAGGTACACACAATACAAGTATACTATCATCTCTTAAGGGCATATAAATTCTTTGTGCTGTCATTTTGGAAAACCCTCATGCTATAGTGTCCTGCTTTCATTTTAATGGCATGTAGTACGTACTACACATATGATAACATTTGTAGCATGCAAATGTCTATgatacaggtcaaatttgatttcaggttagaaatttttcacctaggttgattctcaatttccattgtctcctagccctagaaGACAAAAGACACTGAGAATCAACCAAGGTCAAAAAATTTGAAcccaaaataaaattggaccTGTAACAGCCATAATGGCTTAGTTTACCGTAGAGATTTACATTACACTTTAAGTAAGTCTTTAAATCATCACCCCACCCCAGCAAGACAACataatttttcttctgtttcagGGCTGGAGAGGAAAATGTTGCTTTCAGTGACTGCCTTCAGCTTGCATACTTACAATCTACTTGTCATCACCTTCTCGCCTTGTTTCCTAGAGAAGTAATGATCTTAGACATGGAGATCAACCAAGCTGTGTGTTCATTCAGTTTGGAACGAAACAGTCCTTCTTTTCTTCACATCATTCCCTGTCAGCAGCGTGATGTCCTTATGTGCTTACATGAAAATGGAAGTGTAATCATGCGAGTGCGAAGACGTGTACCAAAGAACCCTTATTTTGTAGAACCCAGTGATGAAACTACCAGTGATGCAAGCACATCAGTGGATATTATTTACGAAAATAAGTGTCAGTCAGATCCTTTGCGACTCAGCAAATCAAGCAGATTGTTTGGTTTCATGTGTTGTCCCGTAAGTGAAAGAAAGGTTGCATTGTTGATCAGCGATGGTAGAATTATTGTTTGGGAGTTAAAAGCCACAAGACTCCAGACCACAGAGGCATTACTGATGTCAGAAGAAGCTATGACAGCATCACTGCCATTAGATGCTGAACTTGGAGCTTTGGATTGCAGCATTAATCCCAATTTAACTCTTTCAAATGTGATCCCTCCACCACTTTCTTCTGGGAAAGTAGTTCCAAATACAACTCATTTCAAGTTCATTATGAGCAGCCTGTCAAGCACAGTGTCATCTCCTCCAACATGTGCTGTCATGTGTCCACCCTTAACAACGAAAAACTGGTCTACCTACAAGCCACTCATAGCTGTCGGTAAGCTGTCAGTAAAGTTGCAGTCATGCTCAAGTGATTTACCTGTAATGTGCAAATTGAAGTTTTCACTGCTAACAGCATAATGTTGCAATGATGGCAGTGAATAGGAATCCATCTGCACCTTGTCCCTACTTCAGAGTGTATACAACCTTTGCTTCTTTATATGATCCTCATTTATTACTTGTCTAAGAATCACACATTTCggggaaaagaaaaacttaacatCCAGTGGCAGATTGTAAAAACGTTTGATGTCTGGAGTAGCATTTTCACACCAAGTACCAGTATATggaaaagagaaacaaagtttTAATGATTTCagaattcaaaataaaaaaggattGTGATGAAGAAATTTCATCTCTTaccttgtttaattttcttacTAGGTAACAGTCAAGGATGCATTCAAGTTTTCAACCTTGGAACAGGATTGCTTACCAGAGAATACACCATCCATACTTGTGCAGTCAAGTAAGGCTAGATGCAGATTTTGTCTTTCCAAATCCTGAACCTTCAACCTTGATGATAAtgatgttgttgatgatgatgatgatgatgatgataatgatgatgatgatgataaatacAACAATTACGAATCATTATTAGTTATATGTCCTAACCACAACGTAAAtattaatgaaatatttttgacTCTTCTGTTTGGTTGTTTTATCTTTCTTAACCTTTCACCTGTTTTGTCACAGGGGGATAACCTGGAGTAACCTGCGCAGTTTCTTCTCCTGGGCTCAGTCATCAGGAAGTTCCAGCAGAAATGAGTTACAGCTTGTCAGTATCAAAACTGGTATGATCATCTCATCTGAAAGTTGTCTTCCTTTTTTATCAACAAGCTTTTTAGTTCAGCTACAACAACAAAATGGTCTTTGCTGCAGACTTTAGAAAAAGTCTTCAGTTCTTCATTGACTTTTTATCTGGTTGCATTTAAGGTCAAAGTACTCCCATTCAGCTTGGCAAAGCAGCCGAAGAATCCACAGTAGAAGCAGTTAAGGTGTCTCATCTGAGGTAAGTACTACAAGAACTTCTATGCCGTAAGGGCCGATTAAAGTTGCAGTGAAAATTATAACAATGCAACATGTTTTGATATTTGTCACTAAGACCCAAAAGTATCAGAAATGGCCAAACTATGTCATGATATCTTCCAAGACCCTAACCCATTGTAACATTAAACAGGCATACACCAGGGAAGTTGTCTGGATTTTTGGCTTGACAAGAATATGTAGCTATTGCTGCAAAATCCAAAAGCAACTGTCATATAATAAGGAGCAATTAGACCATTTTAAGCAACcataataatcaataaattgATGGATTTTGCCAACAAGATGCAATCCTGATTGTGAAATGCCAGACTGTAATTTGactgtcagttttttttccagTACCAGCAGCTGTATCTTTTAGTTGATGTTCTTTTTTTAGCAATTGTTTTTATTTGGCAGGCAATACTTCATTGTCATAATCAAAGACAGGCCGCTACAGCTGTGGGATTTAAAGAACTTAACAGTTCTTAGAGAAATGCCATCTAACTTCTCATCAGTGACTGCTTTGGTATGTAACAGTCAGCCGGGAAAATTAGTGTTAATGGAAGAATTTTTGGTGTAAGCAGGACATAAATGTCAATAATGTGTAATAAACCAAACTCCTGCTTTTAACAGGTTCTAGAATTGACAAAAAGTATGGTGTACTTGCAGAACTTTTTTTCCAAGTAAGACATACTAGGCTTTAAGTgtcatgtttttgtttgctttggaATCTTGGACATTTGTTAGTTTTGTCAGTCAGTTGCATTTTAAAATGTCCCAAAAATGCAATTTGATTCAgagaaaaatgtcattttactgAGCTATCAATATAATACCTGGcataaaagaaaaaggtaaagagtCCTTTTTTTTACGTCGGTGGATTGAAATAGTCACCTGACTAAAAAACCTGAGGCCAGAGGTGCACTCATTTTACCACCCCACCTCCTTCTCCATCAGTACTCCGTTTTATGGATATTTTAAGCTACTTTAAGCTACACAGAACACAAAGAAGTCAAAAGAAGGATTTGTTGTCACACCTGAAGTAGGAAATTTGGAACTTCCCACCCAGAAGGCTGctcactaaccaactgtgctaaTCCACATTCCTCAGCCCATTGTTAAGTTATAGCTACCATCAACGTGTAAGCAACAGAAGTAACTAAAatctgttctttttttctttgaaaggaATGGTCTCCATCGAGTCATtctaaacaactgaaaaagaaGCTGAGTCAGAAGTTAGAGTCCAGTCCATCTGGTATTGCAGCAAATGTCCTGGACCCAAGCAAGGCAGAACATATCACCCCAACACAGGTTCACTGTCCTACTGCTTCTGCTCTgtaataatattctgctcaacTGAACAAGCAATTTATCACAGCCCAGGGTTATCAAAAGAGAAAGTTAGGAAGTAGATTGGCTGGCGGATAGTGACACCTTTATTTCCTCTACTGTCCTCTTTACTGTCGAACTGTGCCCAGTGAAACTAGGGAAATAGCTGGTGATATTGCCAGTTGCCAGTACCTTTTGACACCTCGTTATTAGGGTTCCTTAACAATAAAATCATGTGTCACATGTTCACCATTACCAGGGTTTAATTCCAGGAATTGGCCGATGAGGGCCCTTTTTCAAGAAGgggaatttattttgttttttgaccTACCATCTTTTTCATTGTCTTGATTGTCATGGTGCAGAATTTCACCATCGCTAGCACTGCCAGTTGGCTTCTCTGTAAACTTCTAGGCTGATAACAGCTTAATGGTTAactgaaatattattttatgaAATGAGACAGCGTTTATGTTCTTTTTTATCCGTTGGGTAAATGTGCCTTCAGTAGTGATTATCGTTTCTATACCCCATTTGCTGCACATATGTAAATTTTATGCAGCcttattttttaaattgcaGAAACCCTGCAATGCTACCCTCTAGAGTAATCCCTTCATCACTGGTTGACCCTATATTGAAGTTGCATAACAATCAAGTTTGTGTTTTTTAGTCATGGATAAGGGAGCACTTTGTGTGTGTGGATCAAGATAAACtactttatcattttcttgtgGAAGGAACAACAGTTAAAGATGGATCCAAAGTTCAGTGTGATGTAAGTTAACTTGTTTACCATATGAgacagaaatttcagtaaacgTTTTAATGATAACTTTTTGGGGTAGGATACTAGTAAATCTTGCAAGTAATACTTGGTTATTTTTGCTGTCCCCACTACCCAGAGTTCCCTTGGTCTTGTCACCTACATAGCATGGAAAGGTGATCTGTTAGTGTTGTCTGATGTAGATGGTAATTTAAGCATCTGGGAACTCAAGGCAAGAGTAACAAGGTTAGTTTTCACTTTAACGCAGTTTTTGTTCTTAATTCAGTAACCAACACAATGCACATGTCACGTACATATCTTATTGTACTTATAATGCACTTTGAAGAATGATGTAATTAAATTTGTTGGGTTTGTGGTGGCTGCTCTTAGAAAACCCTTTTTTTCATAGAATTACCAGTAATTAGTAAAAATGTCATTTGCCAGTAAGAACATTATGAGTTAAATGTCTCTTTAGTCATTGGCACCAATGACTTCATAGCCTTTTGTTTTCATCTTGTAAAAATGCGGAGGAATCTCATTGActgaggaggaggagaaggagggaAAAACAATACAAATGAGTGAACTGTAGTCTATGTCTTTAGTGATGGAAAGAGTTGTGTTTCATTCACCTTCACTACTATGCACAAATAAGGCGCCAATATCCCTGAACTGGAGCTGATTCAAATCGTTATCTGTGATGGACAAAAAAAGCAGCTACGTATTACCTTACCAGTAATACTTAATACTCCTCCCCTTATTCAGGGTTAATTTCATCCCTACTATACTCACTACTAGTTTTGTATTTTAGGAGTATGGTTACCCATCGAGGTCACATTAAGAAAATCAAATTTGGTCCAGGAAGAGGAAACAACAAGCTTGCTGCACTCTACAGTGATGGAATTGATATCTGGGATTTGCAAAAGGTAGGTTACACTGGCGGGTCCAGGGGAGAGGTCCAGGGGGGCCCTTATGGAACGGTGACAATTATGTCAAAAATGTGAAATATCGTCAGGCACTGAAACTTGTTAAAACATAACTGAATATCAGTTAAACCAATAATACATTGACGTCATTCATATGTTCGGACGAGAGTGGTTCATGATGATTGTGAGAAAATGACTACTGAGCAAAGTTCTGAGAAATGCTTGGGTAGTGAACTAGCAAGGTATACAGATGAAAACATCAATTGAAAGGTTTAAGTTGTTAACTCGTTTTTGGCCATTAAATAAACATGGAATGAGCTCTTTTTCTCTTCCACCAGTTTGAAGTTTACAGCAGCTACAAACTTCCAAAGGATTCTCCTCCTCTTGTCGACATGGATTGGTTAGCATCAGATTTACCAATTGTGACACACTCAAATGGAGCTATTGTTGTTATGACAATGGGCCTAAAAAGCTCTTCCTCGGCTATGGCTGATATGGACCTTGATGGTAGGCTCCTATGGCACCTTGAGAGTAAAGTGTATCTAGGACCCCTATAAGTGTTCTTTTCCTCATCACCACCTGGCTCCCTTGGAACTCTGCCAAATATACAAGTTGTAAATGACAGTTTCTCGTAATCCCAATTTTCTTAAATTCTGTCAGATTTCATAAGTTCCCGAGATGGATGAGAGagaatacggagttttctcagAATGTTTAGTCAAACGTACCTCCAATCCATTAGTTGTTACAGCTACTGGCCtcaaatttaaatcggcattcctgCTTGAGTAATTGGCAGTGAATTTCTAGTTTAGACTACAACTTCTCAGTGTTCGTAGTTAGAAATTTCAACTTCCTACTTGTGAATTCTCTGCTCATGACGTACGTAATAATGAGGAAATTAATTTCATGTATGCAACAACTATGTCAtttcaattttcaaacaatgaaactgatttgaaaattgaaccacaacatatacatataTGCAAGTACTTTGTGTAGGCATCACAACGTATCCTAGGGCGGTTTGAGATATGGAAACTAACGTTTACCCAATGACACgtcggccatgttggtgttccaaaccagtcctgtgaaagttgaactcttttcttatgcaaagctttcttttgttccaataaatttgcatagatactggtcacgtgagtgaaaacactctatatgtTTGAATTCATTTGATAGGTCCTTTGTGGTGCCCGTATATTATGGAACCTAAGACAAGTCTTATTCTCAAGTCTCTACTTCAACACTCTCTTGGAAGGGACCGGTACTCACTGACGGATTTTTCAGACTTGTAAGATCTATTTAGTGAAAACAGAatctcataaggggttgaaacatgtaactctcatatgtttgctttgtccgatgctcgacAGCAACAAAagcgtcacttaaaaagtgtattcgcgctgcttcaaacttgaTCGCGCTTATTCCACCTCGTTCAGTTCGTCTAAAGACGGTGtgaaagttcaggaaaagaaaaagaaattcgcTGCATTGTGTTTTCGCCCCCCACAAAAGGGactttcatgtcgtagtcgtgtagtgatggcaaagaaatgtacaaaaaagcgtgatgcccGTGCAAGGTTGTTTTTGAACCTGTTGCCTTTTTAAGGCCGCAGcgaggtttccaaatatggtacttagAAAAACtgaatattcacaagcattgaacgcgagttacacgtttcaaccccttatgagtttctggtgaAAGTTCGAATCTGTTTTATCAATTTTTAGTTCCATCCTATCTTACAGATCGAGACCAAAATTGTCCCTCGAGGCAGCTTGGTAATATGACTTTCTCtagtaaataaaaaagagagagagagagagcctTGAACTCGACTCACCACTGGTACCCACGTACATCTGTCGCGCTAAACGAAGAATAGAATTACCAAAacgattatttgaaaaaatagtttttaaagtGTTGTTGAACCCTAAAGCCTTTACATCCGTGTACGAGACCCAAAGACGCTTTTCCTAACTTAATCGGAACTTTTCTTCCCACTTATGCACTTTCCTTCTACTTCACCTTCTTACACGTATACGGTATATAAGAAGCATTAAGACAGAATATATCAAAAATGCGGACAGTGTTAcaacatttaaaacaaaacttaaaacatttctatTCAGGAAATGTTTCAATTGATTCTCATGCTTAacattttaggtttttttttaaagttttacaatactTGATCATTGATTTTCATGCCTTacatttttaggatttttaagttttacaagttggttttaaagtttttacaaACATGATaacattttaggattttttttaagttttacaaTACTTGATGTATGATGTTACAATTGATTTTCATGCTTAACGTTTTagga
This window encodes:
- the LOC140933958 gene encoding WD repeat-containing protein 11-like gives rise to the protein MKLSPRVVPGALHSQNRGACDWGWQSVIAYGCQNFVVVFDSKSVQVIQVLNLHTAPCTKVKWARNNFHHDLNSPYVLRLASGDAAGNVIVWDISQGSSVAEFSDGNRPVLDLEWLGTQDACHDLLVVLHAPSSMILWNADTGTKLWKKTFQEPLLCFAFDPFTSSNVTLMCQDWILFINDFSINKAPESNGRKFYLTSSGASSPSSSFTGSPTAGPDSKYSSKPSTPRSALARVRIWAGGESRNRAGEENVAFSDCLQLAYLQSTCHHLLALFPREVMILDMEINQAVCSFSLERNSPSFLHIIPCQQRDVLMCLHENGSVIMRVRRRVPKNPYFVEPSDETTSDASTSVDIIYENKCQSDPLRLSKSSRLFGFMCCPVSERKVALLISDGRIIVWELKATRLQTTEALLMSEEAMTASLPLDAELGALDCSINPNLTLSNVIPPPLSSGKVVPNTTHFKFIMSSLSSTVSSPPTCAVMCPPLTTKNWSTYKPLIAVGNSQGCIQVFNLGTGLLTREYTIHTCAVKGITWSNLRSFFSWAQSSGSSSRNELQLVSIKTGQSTPIQLGKAAEESTVEAVKVSHLRQYFIVIIKDRPLQLWDLKNLTVLREMPSNFSSVTALEWSPSSHSKQLKKKLSQKLESSPSGIAANVLDPSKAEHITPTQSWIREHFVCVDQDKLLYHFLVEGTTVKDGSKVQCDSSLGLVTYIAWKGDLLVLSDVDGNLSIWELKARVTRSMVTHRGHIKKIKFGPGRGNNKLAALYSDGIDIWDLQKFEVYSSYKLPKDSPPLVDMDWLASDLPIVTHSNGAIVVMTMGLKSSSSAMADMDLDGPLWCPYIMEPKTSLILKSLLQHSLGRDRYSLTDFSDLELESKESLTEIQNQLKMIPQSTTDLLMNTALGTAQKCFLTAHLFGDEAETVFWEVALHYLRREKSRILCLKHQTEHQPSYSGRSRSQSVDFFNPSESTTKIKRSYSARSLDLLSIDDDLDLCGREETEASESLSCSCYPVSLDTCYDIISDTDAFQRSQLDRLALHDSKRSTYDHTRKCAETLVLLGQADRAVQLFLETDAANDNYYVDSLRACLVATIRSSGASQSTIKLVATNLIASGKLAEGVQLLCLIDKGLDACRYLQTYGEWDRAAWLAKATLNYPDCAEVMRRWIEHLSSTYTSQQSKAVLVLLSLGKFYKALDMLYSMRYFDRAGLFAEACQEFGFLSPEEEKNTALVHAVYTEYARYLHGLGLKKAAYFFANKAGPKAKQLIDGL